The Sulfolobus sp. A20 genomic interval TCCTCTGGACCTTTATCTTCTCTCCATCTTATGAATCTAGGAAATCTGATTGATAATCCAGAATCTTTAGCTATCATATCTTGGCAACATGAATGTAAGGGAGAGAGTGTTATCTCGGCACCTATTATTTCCGCTACATATAATGGCTCTACCCACACGTCAGGCTCCATTTTAGAATTTACTCTAGGATGTTTGGTTTGCCTCTTTATCTCATTCAATTTCTTTTGTAAATCATCTAGTTGTTCATCAGAGAATCCACTAGCTACCTTGCATACTGAATCAAAAGTATCAGTGGATGGATTGTAAGCTGCCATCAATAATGAACTTAATTTTCCACCTCTTTTGCCTTTTCCGTAGAAACCTCCTATTACTACTAAATCTACCGTGTCAGCCATTTCACTCTGGTAGTCACGCTTTAACTTTATCCATAGCCATCCTCTAGCTCCAGCTTGATAAATCGAATCTTTACTTAAGGATTTAACCATCACCCCTTCTGTTCCATCAGATATTGCTTGATAAAAGAATTGTTTCAATACATTTACATTATCCGTCATGATATGGTTAGCTATTTTTACTTTATCATTATTTTTTACAATAGCTTCTAAAATTTTCCTTCGATCTTGCAAAGGTCTATTAGTATAATCTTCGTCGTTATATAGCATTAGGTCAAATAAAAACACGTTAACCGGGTAACTCTTAATAGCTTCATGAATATCAGATTTTCTCTTTCTATGCATTAGCTCTTGAAATGGTCTAATTTCTCCACTCTCTGGATCTATAGCTACAATCTCACCCTCAATTATGAACTTGTCTCCATCTATAAACTCACTAATGTAATCTACGACATCTGGGTACTGTGAGGTTATGTTTTCTAATCTTCTGGAAAAGATATAGATTTTATTCCCATCCTTGTGTATTTGAGCTCTTTCCCCATCATATTTATAGTCAACTAAGGCTAAACCACCAACTTTTTTCAATATTTCCTCTGGATCTGAGAGCCTTTCTGCTAACATTGGTCTAATAGGAATTCCTGCCTCAGGCTTGACAGTTTTTAATGCTTCAATGCCGTTTTCCATTAGAATTTTTGCAATGTTACCTAGGTCAGCTCTAACGTTATATGCTCTTTCTATTATTTCTGAATTATTTTGCCCACCTCCAAATGCAATAGCTAAAGCATCTATAATTGTTGCATCACCTATTCCAACTCTTAGTCTGCCTTCAACGAATCTTACTAAGAATTTAGCTT includes:
- a CDS encoding ATP-dependent DNA ligase gives rise to the protein MQFKVIADYFDKLEKISSRLQLTALLSDLLSKADKENVDKVIYIIQGKLWPDFLGYPELGIGEKFLIKAISIATNVKESEVEGLNKKLGDLGEVARMLKSKQQSSSILSFLNTGKTDEGLSLEETYSTLSKIALTTGEGSRDLKIRLLAGLLKKADPLEAKFLVRFVEGRLRVGIGDATIIDALAIAFGGGQNNSEIIERAYNVRADLGNIAKILMENGIEALKTVKPEAGIPIRPMLAERLSDPEEILKKVGGLALVDYKYDGERAQIHKDGNKIYIFSRRLENITSQYPDVVDYISEFIDGDKFIIEGEIVAIDPESGEIRPFQELMHRKRKSDIHEAIKSYPVNVFLFDLMLYNDEDYTNRPLQDRRKILEAIVKNNDKVKIANHIMTDNVNVLKQFFYQAISDGTEGVMVKSLSKDSIYQAGARGWLWIKLKRDYQSEMADTVDLVVIGGFYGKGKRGGKLSSLLMAAYNPSTDTFDSVCKVASGFSDEQLDDLQKKLNEIKRQTKHPRVNSKMEPDVWVEPLYVAEIIGAEITLSPLHSCCQDMIAKDSGLSIRFPRFIRWREDKGPEDATTTEEILEMYKRQLKKKVDTSQSEENANI